The Macaca nemestrina isolate mMacNem1 chromosome 6, mMacNem.hap1, whole genome shotgun sequence genome window below encodes:
- the LOC105475145 gene encoding ectoderm-neural cortex protein 1 — MSVSVHENRKSRASSGSINIYLFHKSSYADSVLTHLNLLRQQRLFTDVLLHAGNRTFPCHRAVLAACSRYFEAMFSGGLKESQDSEVNFDNSIHPEVLELLLDYAYSSRVIINEENAESLLEAGDMLEFQDIRDACAEFLEKNLHPTNCLGMLLLSDAHQCTKLYELSWRMCLSNFQTIRKNEDFLQLPQDMVVQLLSSEELETEDERLVYESAINWISYDLKKRYCYLPELLQTVRLALLPAIYLMENVAMEELITKQRKSKEIVEEAIRCKLKILQNDGVVTSLCARPRKTGHALFLLGGQTFMCDKLYLVDQKAKEIIPKADIPSPRKEFSACAIGCKVYITGGRGSENGVSKDVWVYDTLHEEWSKAAPMLVARFGHGSAELKHCLYVVGGHTAATGCLPASPSVSLKQVEHYDPTTNKWTMVAPLREGVSNAAVVSAKLKLFAFGGTSVSHDKLPKVQCYDQCENRWTVPATCPQPWRYTAAAVLGNQIFIMGGDTEFSACSAYKFNSETYQWTKVGDVTAKRMSCHAVASGNKLYVVGGYFGIQRCKTLDCYDPTLDVWNSITTVPYSLIPTAFVSTWKHLPS; from the coding sequence ATGTCAGTCAGCGTGCATGAGAACCGCAAGTCCAGGGCCAGCAGCGGCTCCATTAACATCTATCTGTTTCACAAGTCCTCGTACGCTGACAGCGTCCTTACTCACCTGAATCTTTTACGCCAGCAGCGTCTCTTCACTGACGTCCTTCTCCATGCCGGAAATAGGACCTTCCCTTGCCACCGGGCAGTGCTGGCTGCATGCAGTCGCTACTTTGAGGCCATGTTCAGTGGTGGCCTTAAAGAGAGCCAGGACAGTGAGGTCAACTTCGACAATTCCATCCACCCAGAAGTCTTGGAGCTGCTGCTTGACTATGCGTACTCCTCCCGGGTCATCATCAATGAAGAAAATGCAGAATCGCTCCTGGAAGCTGGTGACATGCTGGAGTTTCAAGACATCCGGGATGCATGTGCAGAGTTTCTGGAAAAGAACCTTCATCCCACCAACTGCCTGGGCATGCTGCTGCTGTCTGACGCGCACCAGTGCACCAAGCTGTACGAACTATCTTGGAGAATGTGTCTCAGCAACTTCCAAACCATCAGGAAGAATGAAGATTTCCTCCAGCTGCCCCAGGACATGGTAGTGCAACTCTTGTCCAGTGAAGAGCTGGAGACAGAAGATGAAAGGCTTGTGTACGAGTCTGCAATTAACTGGATCAGCTATGACCTGAAGAAGCGCTATTGCTACCTCCCAGAACTGTTGCAGACAGTAAGGCTGGCACTTCTGCCAGCCATCTATCTCATGGAGAATGTGGCCATGGAGGAACTCATCACCAAGCAGAGAAAGAGTAAGGAAATTGTGGAAGAGGCCATCAGGTGCAAACTGAAAATCCTGCAGAATGACGGTGTGGTAACCAGCCTCTGTGCCCGACCTCGGAAAACCGGCCATGCCCTCTTCCTTCTGGGAGGACAGACTTTCATGTGTGACAAGTTGTATCTGGTAGACCAGAAGGCCAAAGAAATTATTCCCAAGGCTGACATTCCCAGCCCAAGAAAAGAGTTTAGTGCATGTGCGATTGGCTGCAAAGTATACATTACTGGGGGGCGGGGGTCTGAAAATGGGGTCTCGAAAGATGTCTGGGTTTATGATACCCTGCACGAGGAGTGGTCCAAAGCTGCCCCCATGCTGGTGGCCAGGTTTGGCCATGGCTCTGCTGAACTGAAGCACTGCCTATATGTGGTTGGGGGGCACACGGCCGCAACTGGCTGCCTCCCGGCCTCCCCCTCAGTCTCTCTAAAGCAGGTAGAACATTATGACCCCACAACCAACAAATGGACCATGGTGGCCCCACTCCGAGAAGGCGTTAGCAACGCCGCAGTAGTGAGCGCCAAGCTCAAGTTGTTTGCTTTTGGAGGTACCAGTGTCAGTCATGACAAGCTCCCCAAAGTTCAGTGTTATGATCAGTGTGAAAACAGGTGGACTGTACCAGCCACCTGTCCCCAGCCCTGGCGTTACACAGCAGCAGCTGTGCTGGGGAACCAGATTTTTATTATGGGGGGTGATACAGAATTCTCTGCCTGCTCTGCTTATAAATTCAACAGTGAGACTTACCAGTGGACCAAGGTGGGAGATGTGACAGCAAAGCGCATGAGCTGCCATGCTGTAGCCTCTGGAAACAAACTCTACGTGGTTGGAGGATACTTTGGCATTCAGCGATGCAAGACTTTGGACTGCTACGATCCAACATTAGATGTGTGGAACAGCATCACCACCGTCCCGTACTCGCTGATTCCTACTGCATTTGTCAGCACCTGGAAACATCTGCCTTCTTAA